Within Lolium rigidum isolate FL_2022 chromosome 5, APGP_CSIRO_Lrig_0.1, whole genome shotgun sequence, the genomic segment CCTACAATGATGATTACTCATGCGTTTTTGTCATACACAAGTATTTATCTTGCAATGATGAAGCACGTGATCATCCTAAAGACGGAACTTGAGATGAAGAATTTGGTTTAACCCAAACAAAGCTTGATACTACAAGTCAAGCTACTTCACTCAAGTATTATGGTACACCAAGTTGCCTATGTTATAAATATTGGAGAAACTTAAAATGGACAAGTCATATCCATCTCCCATGCCGGTTGttcgatctctagacgtagagaaagattCACTCAAACCACGGGATGATGTAGAAGGGATGTTGGAACTTGAAGTTCCATATCTCAGTGCCATTGGACCCACCAATGCAATTGGTTGGGAATCAAGAATATCTTTCGATATCTCCAAGGCACCACACATTACTTGACATATTCTTGTAATTTCAGAGAAATCTGAACTCCAATATCATCAGGATACACTGATGTTGGCTACTTGAATGATCCCCACAAtgtgtatcaacatggtagaattaTCGCTCCATTGATGTCTTCGAGACATACTCTGGTGACTACACCTACCAATCATTCTAAAATACAAAGCCGCGTTAACACGTGTAGCTTTACGGAATGATAAACCACATATATGAGTCATGTGGTATTGGTTCTCTTGAACCATCAATCATTATCTACACAGATAATGTTTCTTGTGTTGCATGGATGCAAACATGATACATTAAGATCAATATCACTAAGCATATTGCCTCTAGATTGTTTTATCTCCATGAACTTCAGAAGAGTTAGGGAATAAACATCTTGCAAGTCAAATCACACAATAATGTTGTTGGTTTGTTCACGAAGTCTCTACCAATTTCAACGTTCCAGAAATATTTTATGAAATTGGTATGCGATGGCTTCCAAAATTGCAAGAATCAGGGGGAGTATCTTCCTGAATCAATCatgttcaaagcatcatattacactctttttcccttcatgagtttactacacAGGTTCTcgtcaaggtttttaatgaggtaatatcaacacaagatgatatgtcatattttctgttttccccaACAGGGTTTTTTAGGAAAGTATATACGACATATATTGTTCTCTAAACTCTATGGGTTTTTCCCTTTTACAAGGTTTttctcatattgagttaacaaagagacaataccaattatatgttgtgtcattttctccttatttttccaCTGGGTTTTGAAGGAGTTTTAACAGCATATCTAACCATTATATGTTGcaccattttctccttattttcccactgggttttaaGGAGTTTTAGCAACATAACATACACACTACTCTCCTCGTATTTTTCCCACAGGGATTTTAGAGGAGATGATTCCAAAGATGATTCTAGAGATGACCAAGCACAAGGACAAGGAAggattagggggagtgttaggatttaattaataggtTAATTAAAGGGGTAATCCTCCCTCGtgtaattctctatgttgatTGGTTTGTCAACAGACACAACCCTTCCTCACACCTCTTCTAACAGACGTGACCCATATTCGCGTCTCTTCCCCTTGTATATAAGTTGTGAATCATCAATGGAACAGAACAGTTGAATCATTTGTTGTCTCTCTTCATTGCCTCTCGATTTTACTTCCAACAAAATCCACTGATCTATTAATAACGGTAGTACAAATAgcccaaaaaataaagaaaattacaaattggtactcggaccacctagcgacgactacagacactagcacgagccgaaggcgcgccgctgtcctcgcccctctatcgccggagtcaggcaaagcttgtcgtagtagagcttgttgtagtagaaagATGGAAAGTCATCGTGCTAAGGTCCTAAAGGAccggcgcaccagagcagcaaccatcaccaatgatggcaaccgtagatcggaagagactcacatgaaaccacaccagcaaacacgaaaaccgaccggatcccagagATTCGacggacacacaactccacgggccctccgtcagcgctagatgcaccaccggagcgaggatagggcggggaggacctGATGTAGCCGCtgcctcaccatcccaaaaaagagaTTGAAAAGCAAATTAAATTAAGAAAGGaaactccccgccggcgagggacCGTGGTCCGCCGCACCTCCatggccccaaggccaccggaggcggagcggaccggcggtatcgccggcgaggaggacggaaccctagatggtttttgtGGCTTTTTCCGTCGCCTCCTAATTTGCGTGGTTGTGATTATGTAAACCATTTGGCTAAATATCATACTTTTCCCgtttaaaaataggtgtctcaactttttctaggTACAAATGTATTTATAATTAaagtgtatctagatacatccatctaGGCAAAACTAAGAACACCTATTTTTAGATAGGGGGTAGTATGTGTAATTTACGGCTGAAACAAATATGGACAATCAAATAACGCATTGTATGTTGGAACTGATGGAGAGTATGTGTACTAGGGGAAAACTATATTATCGTTATAAGTTTAAAAAGATCATTCTCTCGGCCAAGAGAAATAGCAATTACCGTATGTGGTTCCGTTAAAAAGCTAATTAACATCACACAATTGTGTGTGCCCTAATTTGTAAAAATAGAATAGAAATTGGGGTAGACCATGATTTAATTTTTCGAAACTGAGCTTTGACATTTTTCAAAAGGTTGACTTATCTGGTTGCAAACTTGCAATCGTAAGGTCTATTCCAGAGATCTTCAATTCCATTCAAAATTTTAAACCCAAAATAGTATGGCTTAACTGTAGTAGAGTTCCCATATTCATTGAAGGTTGAGATGATTTGAAAAGAGCCAAATGGGAAAGTCGGATTTCGACAGGGTCTGTACTTACATTAAACCAGCACTACAAAAATAGCTACACTGCATGGTACTGATCTGGCCCAAACAAAATCTCACATTATTACTGAGCAAAAAGAACTTCAAAGTTACAATAGTAATAATCCAGAATTTAAAGCCGGGAACTGCACATCTACAATACATCACATGGCTACTGAAGAACGAAAAGATTAGCCGTGTTTGTGCTCTCGCAGGTAATATACACACTCACCCTTGGTTTTAGTCATTCTCCAATCTTGCAATGTACTCGTCGTAGAACTTGCCTGCCTTCTCGAGCTCACCAAGTTCGGTGTAGCAATCGGCTATTGCTCCGTACGCCTCAGTGACACCCGAATCCTCTCCGGTCATCTTGGAGATGCTGAGTACCATGGAGTGGTACTTTATTGCTTCTTTGTAATTTCCTTGTCTTTGTAATGATGCTCCTGGTCGATGCAAAGTAACTCCATCATTTGGGTGTGGCAAAAATAAAATGGGCATCACAATATTTCCAATCAGCACTGCCCGGTAACACAGAGTAATGACACCTCATTGACGTGTTTATATGATTCAGTTTACTGCTAAAAATGATGAAAAATTGTTTTTGTAATAACGTGATTAAACTACCATTGCCATGTTCAGCATTTTTACAAAAATTAGGTACGAAGTAGTTCTGCTGGGCTCCCTAGACAATGAAGGATGTGTCACAGTGCATTCAGTTTAAAATGTGTGTGTGCAAGTAAAAGATAAATGAAATTCATGTCAAACAATGAAGAACATACCTAATCCTCGTGCAGCCTTCTTCTCTTCGACATGATCACCCAAAGATTGTGCAAGATCAAGAGCTGCCTTAAACTCAGGAAATGCCTTGTCAGGGGCTTGGTTTCTCAGGTAGTTCTTCCCAGTCCTCAGATATGTAATTAGGCGCTGTTTGTGAGGATCAACAATAACTTCTGATTCTGGCACCTTACTAGCAGCTGGTGCATAGCTCAAAGCAGGAGCATAAGATTCGATCTTGGCTTGTCTTCTCAGTGAAGCGTTTATCTGACGTAGTTGATCATTCAGTTTTTTAAGCTCTCCTTTCCTTTGTCTCGCAAGGAGCCCTACAGGATTTCTGAATTGTTCAATATAACGTAGAAAATCTTGGATAGTTACCAGAAAAGTCATATATATAACGAGAATTACAGAATAATCGAGGGGAAATAGGTAGCCTGAACTACCAACTATCTGATTCTTTATGCAAACAAGAGCAATAATGGGGAAATCCGGAAATGGCCATCAGAAAAAAACTGTCACACAGACAAATAGTAACTGTTCAAATAATCCGTAGGAATTCAGGTCTTTCTGGCTACATCCAAATTATTTTCATATACAATAAACTGAAACTTATTGAATATGTGAAAACAAGATAGGATATTTGGATTGGATGTGTACAAATAGTATTTTTACAGGAAAGGCAGGCACTCTGCTGATTCATTGAGAAACAAAAAATAGAACAATATTGAGGACCTGAAGGTCAAAGGCAAGACTAGCTATTACATCGTTGCACGTACCTAAAAGAAGCATCCTCCTGGAAAGGTCCTCAACTTTAGTATACGTATAAATGCTAACAAAACCTCTATGCTCAGGACATTAGACCTCAGTTCAGATAGCACTGAGTCTACTTAAACTAATAGGCTGGTAAAGAACCTAGACATATTTCATGATTTAAGCAAAATGCCATTTTCATCTAAGAAATAAAGAGTAAAACACAGACGTAAATGCTTGATTAGCAAACTCCCTGATGTTATTGTACTGAAAGTGTAAGCAATTCATGTTTGGCATGTCTTTCTTCAGATATTCATAACTACTCAAGTTGTCGATGAAGTATTAGAAAACAAAAATACATATGTAAGAATATTATGGTTTACGTATTGTTGGGGTGAAAATGAAGTTAGTTTGCTAGGCGCAAACACTTCCCTAAGTACCTATATCTTTTTAGTTCAAAGCATGATGACTTTACCTCCGACAGTAGCGCCGACCATGGCTATTGCAAACAGCAGGGGCATGTTAGGAAGAGAGTACCCCGGCTCACATTGCTCTGCGAAACAGCTGGGTGGCAGAACAAGCATGACAGCACTGCTGACAACAAATGCTTTCCCGAAACAAGAAGATACAGCTGTCTGCAAAGAACAAATTAAGTAGTATAATGTTATAGATGAGACATCAACAGAACTGTCTGCAAGCAGTAAACTCGAGCTCTGCTGAGAACTGAAAGAACATAAATCCGTTTGAAACACATTTGAAGCGACTAAAAACCAAGGCCTAATTCAGCCTTATGTTCAATAAAAGGTTTGGTTCAATTATTTTTGTGATACTCTAAAAATAGACCAAGGGACTCACCATCATACCTGAAGATCAGATGTAGACTTGATAAGAAAATGACCATGTCCATTAGCTATATCGAAGTCATTGCTGCTAGTACGAGCGTGGTCAGTTGATGAGGAGGCACATCTAGCTAAAGGAAACACTCGCTCTGCAGGACAAATTTCATTACATGTCAGCTATCGTTACATACCcccttaacaccaacaaaaaatCGTTACATGACatgaagaagtagaagaagaaacaTTCGCTCTTTCCTCAAGACAAGGCACCCAGGTCCCATTTTTAGGATACATAATAACATCGATGTAGTTGTAACTTGTGCTAATGAGACAATTTATGGCTAAACGTTTTGCTCCTTCAGCATTTGCAAGAAGTTGAAATGGTCATACAAACAAATCATGAAATGGCTAGCATACCGAAATCGAACATAATCAACGAAATACATCTCCAATCCAACGCCGGAAGGCATTAGAGGCAAGCGGTCAGTCGCCATCGCTCAGGGATGTACCGCCGTACGGAAACGAGAGAATAATACGAGCAATGTAGGTGGAGAAGATGAGACGAGAACTCACCAGAGGTCTCGTAGAGGACGGCGTTGGCTCGTCTAATATAtccgccggagcttcgccggtacggcggcgacggcgccgccgccggtgggGAGAGGCGCATGAGAAGCGGCATCAGGAGGATAAGGAAAATCTCCTCCCCTTTGCCTCGTTGGATGTCTCTTCGGGATGATGATAAAGTGCCTTAGTTGTTTATTTTGCACATAAGCCCAGGAAAGGTGAAAGTAGTACATTTTGGTTTGGATTCATCATATTCCTAGATTCTGGCTTTGGCATTGAGGCGGATAATAATCCAGCTTCTCCAATCGGCCTAACCTACTCTTATCTGCGTTTGTGGCTAATTTTTCATAGTAGTGATAGAAGGGTCACATAATTTAGCAAACGCAAAATGAGCTTTGCTCATAGAAGAAGAGCATTCATATAAAAAATCTCAGCATAATATAATTTAGCAAGCGCAAAATGAGCTTTGCTCACAAAAGAAGAGCATTCATATATTCTCGTAAAAAAATAAACTTCTCAATGTATGtagcattttattcaaacacaaactagAATGTAGACATATACACGCGTCTTAGGTCAAGTCTTGGGTCAACATAAACATACCCAAGTAATGACCACAATCGCCCACAAAAGACTTTATTTTGCATTACGGTGCATTTTATCCATTTTCATATGCGAAGTATTGTGACTAGTTAGGAGAATCTTATATTCTATTGAAGTATAACATCATACTAATAATATACACTTCGTGGATCAACATCTCACTGTAGACCCCCCTCACATGCACATGCACGCACAAAACCAAACATATCATGCCAAAGGAGTTGGGTCTTACTCTTGAGCTAATTGTTGGTCCGTGTAAATTATGTCGATTACCCACTAGTCCCCTCTAACTAAAATCCATTGCAACTTGAGCTCAGGAAACTGGTTGCAAATATTATACAACTTCGCCTATAAATGATAAAAAAGGTAAATGCTATATATGGTTCAACAATTTGCCAGACATGGCA encodes:
- the LOC124653168 gene encoding protein FLUORESCENT IN BLUE LIGHT, chloroplastic-like; the protein is MPLLMRLSPPAAAPSPPYRRSSGGYIRRANAVLYETSERVFPLARCASSSTDHARTSSNDFDIANGHGHFLIKSTSDLQTAVSSCFGKAFVVSSAVMLVLPPSCFAEQCEPGYSLPNMPLLFAIAMVGATVGGLLARQRKGELKKLNDQLRQINASLRRQAKIESYAPALSYAPAASKVPESEVIVDPHKQRLITYLRTGKNYLRNQAPDKAFPEFKAALDLAQSLGDHVEEKKAARGLGASLQRQGNYKEAIKYHSMVLSISKMTGEDSGVTEAYGAIADCYTELGELEKAGKFYDEYIARLEND